Proteins co-encoded in one Kribbella solani genomic window:
- the rho gene encoding transcription termination factor Rho gives MTETVEASSGADAAATTASRRRKAGGGLEGMLLPELKQLAGTLGIKGTGALRKGQLIEAIKAAQSGGSASGSGASAGGSAGGSRAKAPATRPTQPTLDEAAEATNSAPAKSAAVKSAPAKREGGSRRTRAAAQKDAATDVPQSDGVQISAPAEAAGVTAPGAQAETAARNGAGTQHGSQQGAGSQQSTGAVARNGAGERAEARADDRSDDRADNQNRNRARDNNRDNQRNRADQNRADQNRADQNRADQSRDTNRDGQRDNRDGNRDSGRESGRDANRDGRADNQRNRADQNDRNADRGTGRNDDRNTDRNTSRNDDRGEEGEGRRRRRRGRDRDRNRDGQTSSRDGRDSGRDSGRDRDNTRNRGRGERYDTEPTISEDDVLVPAAGILDVLDNYAFVRTSGYLPGPNDVYVALSMVKRYGLRKGDAITGAVKQPQEGERKEKFNPLVRIDTVNGADPEIAKQRQDFNKLTPLYATERLRLETEPGILTTRIVDIVSPIGKGQRGLIVSPPKAGKTMVLQALANAITTNNPEVHLMVVLVDERPEEVTDMQRTVKGEVIASTFDRPADDHTTVAELAIERAKRLVELGHDVVVLLDSITRLGRAYNIAAPASGRILSGGVDSSALYPPKRFFGAARNIEDGGSLTILATALIETGSKMDEVIFEEFKGTGNMELRLRREFADRRIFPAIDVVASGTRREELLMSKDETQVVWKLRRVLSALDGQAALELLIGKLKESKSNIEFLLQVNKTTPSTGTTHSTTNGD, from the coding sequence GTGACAGAAACTGTTGAAGCCTCCAGCGGAGCAGACGCCGCGGCAACCACCGCGTCGCGTCGCCGGAAAGCTGGCGGCGGCCTCGAGGGCATGCTGCTCCCCGAGCTGAAGCAGCTCGCCGGGACGCTCGGCATCAAGGGCACCGGCGCGCTGCGCAAGGGCCAGCTGATCGAGGCGATCAAGGCCGCCCAGTCCGGAGGCTCGGCCAGTGGTTCCGGCGCTTCCGCGGGCGGTTCGGCCGGGGGTTCCCGGGCCAAGGCTCCGGCCACCCGGCCGACGCAGCCGACGCTCGACGAGGCCGCCGAGGCGACGAACTCCGCCCCGGCCAAGTCCGCCGCCGTGAAGTCGGCGCCGGCCAAGCGCGAGGGTGGCAGTCGCCGGACCCGCGCCGCGGCTCAGAAGGACGCCGCGACCGATGTACCCCAGTCCGATGGTGTGCAGATCTCCGCGCCTGCTGAGGCGGCCGGGGTGACGGCGCCGGGCGCGCAGGCGGAGACCGCCGCGCGGAACGGTGCCGGTACGCAGCACGGGTCCCAGCAGGGCGCCGGCTCGCAGCAAAGCACTGGCGCGGTCGCGCGGAACGGTGCCGGCGAGCGGGCCGAGGCGCGTGCGGACGACCGTTCTGACGACCGCGCTGACAACCAGAACCGCAACCGGGCCCGCGACAACAACCGCGACAACCAGCGGAACCGCGCTGACCAGAACCGTGCCGACCAGAACCGTGCCGACCAGAACCGCGCCGACCAGAGCCGGGACACCAACCGGGACGGTCAGCGCGACAACCGCGACGGCAACCGGGACAGCGGCCGGGAGAGTGGCCGTGACGCGAACCGGGACGGCCGCGCTGACAACCAGCGGAACCGGGCCGATCAGAACGACCGGAACGCGGATCGCGGCACCGGCCGGAACGACGACCGCAACACCGACCGGAACACCAGCCGGAACGATGACCGGGGCGAGGAAGGCGAAGGCCGGCGGCGGCGTCGCCGGGGTCGCGACCGGGACCGGAACCGCGACGGCCAGACCAGCAGCCGTGACGGTCGCGACAGCGGCCGGGACAGTGGCCGGGACCGGGACAACACACGCAACCGTGGCCGCGGCGAGCGGTACGACACCGAGCCGACGATCAGCGAGGACGACGTCCTCGTCCCCGCGGCCGGCATCCTGGACGTCCTCGACAACTACGCGTTCGTCCGGACCAGCGGCTACCTGCCCGGTCCGAACGACGTGTATGTCGCGCTCTCCATGGTCAAGCGCTACGGCCTGCGCAAGGGTGACGCGATCACCGGCGCGGTGAAGCAGCCGCAGGAAGGCGAGCGCAAGGAGAAGTTCAACCCGCTGGTCCGGATCGACACCGTCAACGGTGCCGACCCGGAGATCGCCAAGCAGCGGCAGGACTTCAACAAGCTCACCCCGCTGTACGCGACCGAGCGGCTCCGGCTGGAGACCGAGCCCGGCATCCTGACCACCCGGATCGTCGACATCGTCAGCCCGATCGGCAAGGGTCAGCGCGGCCTGATCGTCTCGCCGCCGAAGGCCGGCAAGACGATGGTGCTGCAGGCGCTGGCGAACGCGATCACCACGAACAACCCCGAAGTGCACCTGATGGTCGTGCTGGTGGACGAGCGGCCCGAAGAGGTCACCGACATGCAGCGGACGGTCAAGGGTGAGGTGATCGCATCCACCTTCGACCGGCCGGCCGACGACCACACCACGGTCGCGGAGCTGGCGATCGAGCGGGCCAAGCGGCTGGTGGAGCTCGGGCACGACGTGGTCGTGCTGCTGGACTCGATCACGCGGCTCGGACGGGCGTACAACATCGCGGCGCCGGCCAGCGGTCGGATCCTGTCCGGTGGTGTCGACTCGTCCGCGCTGTACCCGCCGAAGCGGTTCTTCGGCGCGGCCCGGAACATCGAGGACGGCGGTTCGCTGACCATCCTCGCCACCGCGCTGATCGAGACCGGCTCGAAGATGGACGAGGTGATCTTCGAGGAGTTCAAGGGCACCGGCAACATGGAGCTCCGGCTGCGCCGCGAGTTCGCCGACCGGCGGATCTTCCCGGCCATCGACGTGGTCGCCTCCGGTACCCGCCGCGAGGAGCTGCTGATGTCCAAGGACGAGACCCAGGTGGTCTGGAAGCTGCGCCGGGTGCTGTCCGCGCTGGACGGCCAGGCGGCGCTCGAACTCCTGATCGGCAAGCTCAAGGAGAGCAAGTCGAACATCGAGTTCCTCCTCCAGGTCAACAAAACCACCCCGTCCACAGGGACAACCCACAGCACCACCAACGGCGACTGA
- the rpmE gene encoding 50S ribosomal protein L31: protein MKSDIHPTYVETTVTCTCGATFTTHSTAENGVIHADVCSQCHPFYTGKQKILDTGGRVARFEKRYAKK from the coding sequence TTGAAGAGCGACATCCACCCGACGTACGTGGAGACCACGGTGACCTGCACCTGTGGCGCCACGTTCACCACGCACTCGACCGCGGAGAACGGCGTGATCCACGCCGACGTGTGCTCGCAGTGCCACCCCTTCTACACCGGTAAGCAGAAGATTCTCGACACCGGTGGCCGGGTCGCCCGCTTCGAGAAGCGCTACGCGAAGAAGTAG
- the prfA gene encoding peptide chain release factor 1, which produces MFEAVQSLKAEYAELERQLAEPELHSDQANARRVGKRYAALAPVVRTYDEWLQTGDDIEAARELAAEDPAFAEEATRLSGRREELAERLQTLLVPRDPNDDKDAILEIKAGEGGDESALFAGDLLRMYLKYAETQAWKTEVLDSAESDLGGYKSITVAVKAKGTPEPGEAPYAKLKFEGGVHRVQRVPVTESQGRIHTSAAGVLVLPEAEDVDVEIDLNDLRIDVFRSSGPGGQSVNTTDSAVRITHLPTGIVVSMQNEKSQLQNREQAMRVLRSRLLAAAQEAADQEASDARRSQIRTVDRSERVRTYNFPENRFSDHRVGYKAHNLDQVLGGELEPVIKALTDADLAARLEAVEAQ; this is translated from the coding sequence ATGTTCGAGGCGGTGCAGTCGCTGAAGGCGGAGTACGCCGAGTTGGAGCGGCAGCTGGCGGAGCCGGAGTTGCACTCCGACCAGGCCAACGCCCGGCGGGTCGGCAAGCGGTACGCCGCGCTGGCGCCGGTGGTGCGGACGTACGACGAATGGCTGCAGACCGGCGACGACATCGAGGCCGCCCGTGAGTTGGCGGCCGAGGACCCGGCGTTCGCCGAGGAGGCCACCCGGTTGAGCGGCCGGCGCGAGGAGCTGGCGGAGCGGTTGCAGACGCTGCTCGTACCGCGTGACCCCAACGACGACAAGGACGCGATCCTCGAGATCAAGGCCGGCGAAGGCGGCGACGAGTCCGCGCTGTTCGCGGGCGATCTGCTCCGGATGTACCTCAAGTACGCCGAGACGCAGGCCTGGAAGACCGAGGTACTGGACTCGGCCGAGTCCGACCTGGGCGGGTACAAGTCGATCACGGTCGCGGTGAAGGCGAAAGGTACGCCGGAGCCGGGCGAGGCGCCGTACGCGAAGCTGAAGTTCGAAGGCGGCGTGCACCGGGTGCAGCGGGTGCCGGTGACCGAGTCGCAGGGGCGGATTCACACCTCCGCGGCCGGCGTGCTGGTGCTGCCGGAAGCCGAGGACGTCGACGTCGAGATCGACCTGAACGACCTGCGGATCGATGTGTTCCGGTCGTCCGGGCCGGGTGGGCAGAGCGTGAACACGACCGACTCCGCGGTCCGGATCACCCACCTCCCGACCGGGATCGTGGTCTCGATGCAGAACGAGAAGTCGCAGCTGCAGAACCGCGAGCAGGCGATGCGGGTGCTGCGTTCCCGGTTGCTGGCGGCGGCGCAGGAGGCGGCCGATCAGGAGGCGTCGGACGCGCGGCGGTCGCAGATCCGGACCGTCGACCGGTCGGAGCGGGTGCGTACGTACAACTTCCCGGAGAACCGGTTCTCGGATCACCGGGTGGGTTACAAGGCGCACAACCTGGATCAGGTGCTGGGTGGGGAGCTGGAGCCGGTCATCAAGGCGCTGACGGACGCGGACCTGGCGGCCCGGCTAGAGGCCGTAGAAGCCCAGTGA
- the prmC gene encoding peptide chain release factor N(5)-glutamine methyltransferase: protein MSDLRGLVAGGVERLRGAGVASPEFDAGELMAFVTGSSRLNLAEPTAEQQVRYDELIERRAAREPLQHLTGTAAFRYRELAVGPGVFVPRPETEVMVGWILDRIADVQNPLVVDLCTGSGAIAGAVATERPDSTVHAVELSPEAVAWARRNLAGTGAILHEGDIDGCLPELDGRVDAVISNPPYIPLTAWESVTAEVRDHDPALALWSGDDGLDEIKVVAATAGRLLVPGGWFACEHADVQGESAPAVFAATGHFAEVRDHQDLSARNRFVTGRRV from the coding sequence GTGAGTGACTTGCGAGGGCTTGTGGCTGGGGGTGTGGAGAGGCTGCGGGGGGCGGGGGTGGCTTCGCCGGAGTTTGATGCGGGGGAGTTGATGGCGTTTGTTACCGGGTCGAGTCGGCTGAACCTCGCGGAGCCTACTGCTGAGCAGCAGGTGCGGTACGACGAGTTGATCGAGCGGCGGGCGGCTCGGGAGCCGTTGCAGCATCTGACCGGGACGGCCGCGTTTCGGTACCGGGAGCTCGCGGTCGGCCCAGGTGTGTTCGTACCGCGCCCGGAGACCGAGGTGATGGTCGGATGGATTCTCGACCGGATCGCCGACGTGCAAAACCCGCTGGTGGTGGATCTGTGTACGGGGTCGGGCGCCATCGCGGGGGCGGTCGCGACGGAACGGCCGGACAGTACGGTGCACGCGGTCGAACTGTCGCCGGAAGCCGTCGCCTGGGCCCGGCGGAACCTGGCTGGTACCGGGGCGATCCTGCACGAAGGTGACATCGACGGCTGCCTGCCCGAGCTCGACGGCAGGGTGGATGCGGTGATCTCGAACCCGCCGTACATCCCGCTGACCGCCTGGGAGTCGGTCACCGCCGAGGTGCGCGACCACGACCCGGCTCTCGCGCTGTGGTCCGGCGACGACGGGCTCGACGAGATCAAGGTGGTGGCCGCGACGGCCGGGCGGTTGCTCGTACCCGGCGGGTGGTTCGCCTGCGAGCACGCGGACGTACAAGGCGAGTCGGCCCCGGCGGTCTTCGCCGCGACCGGCCACTTCGCCGAGGTCCGCGACCACCAGGACCTCTCCGCCCGGAACAGATTCGTCACCGGCCGCCGCGTCTAG
- a CDS encoding adenosine deaminase, which translates to MTVTREFLAGLPKAELHVHHVGSASPRIVAELAARHPGSPVPADPAALSEYFKFSDFAHFIDIYLSVVDLIRTPDDVRLLTYEIAREMTEQQNLRYAELTVTPYTSVTRGIAAEAFCEAIEDARIAAEKEFGLVLRWIFDISGEDGIPGADETLRIATRIRPAGLVGFGLGGPEIGVPRPQFQPHFEAAIAAGLHSVPHAGETTGPETIWDAVRVLKAERIGHGTSAMQDPALVDYLGEHRIPLEVSPTSNIATRAVDSYDVHPLRAMVDAGLVVTINSDDPPMFGTDLTNEYVVASRLLDLDAAGAGELAKTAVRESFAEDAVKDALLTEIDSYVTQNG; encoded by the coding sequence ATGACTGTGACACGTGAGTTTCTCGCCGGTTTGCCGAAGGCCGAGCTGCATGTCCACCACGTCGGATCCGCCTCGCCGCGGATCGTGGCCGAGCTGGCCGCGCGGCATCCCGGGTCGCCGGTACCGGCCGATCCGGCCGCGCTGTCCGAGTACTTCAAGTTCAGCGACTTCGCGCACTTCATCGACATCTACCTGAGTGTCGTCGACCTGATCAGGACACCCGACGACGTCCGCCTGCTCACGTACGAGATCGCCCGCGAGATGACCGAGCAGCAGAACCTCCGGTACGCCGAGCTGACCGTCACGCCGTACACCTCGGTGACCCGCGGGATCGCCGCCGAGGCGTTCTGCGAGGCGATCGAGGACGCGCGGATCGCGGCCGAGAAGGAGTTCGGCCTGGTGCTGCGCTGGATCTTCGACATCTCCGGCGAGGACGGCATCCCCGGCGCGGACGAGACGTTGCGGATCGCCACCAGGATCCGGCCGGCCGGACTGGTCGGGTTCGGCCTCGGCGGGCCGGAGATCGGCGTACCGCGCCCGCAGTTCCAGCCGCACTTCGAGGCGGCGATCGCGGCCGGGCTGCACAGCGTGCCGCACGCGGGTGAGACGACCGGCCCGGAAACGATCTGGGACGCGGTCCGGGTACTGAAGGCCGAGCGGATCGGGCACGGTACATCGGCGATGCAGGACCCGGCGCTGGTCGACTACCTGGGCGAGCACCGGATTCCGCTGGAGGTCAGTCCGACGTCGAACATCGCCACCCGCGCGGTCGACTCGTACGACGTGCACCCACTGCGCGCGATGGTCGACGCCGGCTTGGTGGTGACGATCAACTCCGACGACCCGCCGATGTTCGGCACCGACCTGACGAACGAGTACGTGGTCGCGTCGCGCCTGCTCGACCTGGACGCGGCCGGCGCCGGCGAGCTGGCGAAGACGGCCGTCCGCGAATCGTTCGCCGAGGACGCGGTCAAGGACGCGCTGCTGACCGAGATCGACAGCTACGTAACTCAGAACGGCTAA
- a CDS encoding L-threonylcarbamoyladenylate synthase encodes MSERFDFTGDELAPAYRAAVDAIEAGDLVVLPTDTVYGLAADAFKADAVQRLLDAKGRGRDMPPPVLISVVESLDALATDVPDSGRKLAQEFWPGPLTLICHAQGSLLWDLGETQGTVALRVPDHENTRELLSRTGPLAVSSANKSGQPAAMDVYDAEEQLSESVAVYLDGGEVNGGRPSTIVDITGDTPRVVRLGALTLDQLRAVVPEVTTDDEPTPSEPNPAVTDEPAATASPEPAPDASPETAPAAEKDAGAEEPGEKSAGKPTDQGGSASHGEKTDSDVRPAD; translated from the coding sequence GTGAGTGAGCGCTTCGATTTCACCGGGGACGAACTGGCACCCGCGTACCGTGCGGCGGTCGACGCCATCGAGGCCGGGGACCTCGTGGTGCTGCCGACCGACACCGTGTACGGGCTGGCTGCCGACGCCTTCAAAGCAGACGCCGTGCAGCGGCTGCTCGATGCCAAGGGCCGTGGCCGCGACATGCCGCCGCCGGTGCTGATCTCGGTGGTGGAGTCGCTGGACGCGCTCGCCACCGACGTACCCGACAGCGGCCGGAAGCTGGCGCAGGAGTTCTGGCCCGGCCCGCTGACGCTGATCTGCCACGCGCAGGGGTCGCTGCTGTGGGACCTGGGGGAGACCCAGGGCACCGTCGCGCTGCGGGTCCCGGACCACGAGAACACCCGCGAGCTGCTGTCCCGTACGGGCCCGCTGGCCGTCAGCTCGGCGAACAAGTCCGGCCAACCGGCCGCGATGGACGTGTACGACGCCGAGGAGCAGTTGTCGGAGTCGGTCGCGGTGTACCTGGACGGCGGCGAGGTGAACGGAGGCCGGCCCTCCACGATCGTCGACATCACCGGCGACACCCCGCGAGTAGTCCGCCTGGGCGCCCTCACCCTGGACCAGCTCAGAGCAGTAGTCCCCGAAGTAACCACGGACGACGAGCCCACACCCTCTGAGCCAAACCCAGCTGTAACCGACGAGCCGGCAGCAACTGCTTCTCCCGAGCCGGCACCAGACGCTTCTCCCGAGACGGCACCCGCCGCGGAGAAGGATGCGGGTGCTGAGGAGCCGGGGGAGAAGTCGGCTGGTAAGCCAACTGATCAGGGTGGGTCGGCGTCTCATGGGGAGAAGACCGACTCTGACGTGAGG